One window of Cohnella hashimotonis genomic DNA carries:
- a CDS encoding cyclase family protein: MKKWLDLTGRLENGMWNYGAPFPEIAVEKVANVAEDGYEGHAFRLHSLAGTYLETANHLFADRELLGDVGLDRLTMRAWVAQLPDKRPYDTIAAAELERAVGSALEPGDALLIATGWDSRWNRPGYTESSPYFEPEAMDWIIGRDVGLLGMDITTIEDPRKPGGEMPMLKRYYAKDRLMAAPLVRLREAGEGPWTLTVLPLNIPDVCAAPCRAILFRP; encoded by the coding sequence ATGAAGAAGTGGCTGGATTTGACGGGCAGGCTGGAAAACGGCATGTGGAACTACGGCGCTCCGTTCCCCGAGATTGCCGTGGAAAAGGTGGCGAATGTCGCCGAGGACGGCTATGAAGGTCACGCCTTTCGCCTTCATTCCCTGGCGGGAACGTATCTGGAGACGGCGAATCATCTGTTCGCCGACCGGGAGTTGCTGGGCGACGTCGGCCTCGATCGCCTCACGATGAGAGCTTGGGTCGCGCAGCTGCCCGACAAACGGCCGTACGACACGATTGCGGCCGCCGAGCTGGAGCGGGCTGTCGGTTCGGCGCTGGAGCCGGGCGACGCGCTGCTGATCGCGACAGGCTGGGATTCGCGCTGGAACCGTCCCGGCTACACGGAGTCGAGTCCTTATTTCGAACCCGAGGCGATGGACTGGATTATCGGTCGCGACGTCGGCTTGCTCGGCATGGATATCACGACCATCGAAGATCCGCGCAAGCCCGGCGGGGAGATGCCCATGCTGAAGCGCTACTATGCCAAGGACCGTCTGATGGCCGCGCCTCTCGTCCGACTGAGGGAAGCGGGCGAGGGACCATGGACGCTTACGGTGCTGCCGCTTAACATACCGGATGTCTGCGCAGCCCCGTGCCGGGCGATTCTGTTCCGGCCGTAG